In Gemmatimonadaceae bacterium, the following proteins share a genomic window:
- the fbp gene encoding class 1 fructose-bisphosphatase — protein MKHTATSVVTIERYIIEQEKLHPEATGELSGVLYDLALAAKMIANKVRSAGLADILGSTSDTNVQGEVQQKLDVLANEIIVKAVDHGGRLCAMASEEEPGIIHIPDNFRCGKYCLLFDPLDGSSNIDVNVPVGTIFSVVKKITTGSRGDMEDMLQPGRRQVAAGYVIYGSSTMMVYTTGQGVHGFTLDPSIGEFLLSHPDIRTPPSGRYLSVNDSYERLWSDDVRNLMRRYRGFDGERAAMNVRYVGSLVADFHRNLLGGGLFAYPSNQKNPKGKLRLLYEANPLAFIVEQAGGAATNGHGRILDIEPTELHQRTPLYIGSKLDVDIASSMLSGLVPEERPLAAR, from the coding sequence GTGAAGCACACGGCCACATCCGTCGTCACGATCGAACGCTACATCATCGAGCAGGAGAAGCTTCATCCAGAGGCGACGGGCGAACTGTCCGGAGTTTTGTACGATCTGGCGCTCGCCGCGAAGATGATCGCTAACAAGGTTCGCAGCGCCGGCCTGGCTGACATCCTGGGTTCCACGAGCGATACGAACGTGCAGGGCGAAGTCCAGCAGAAGCTGGATGTGCTTGCCAACGAGATCATCGTCAAGGCGGTCGATCATGGGGGCCGCCTTTGCGCAATGGCTTCGGAAGAAGAGCCGGGGATTATTCACATCCCGGACAATTTCCGCTGCGGAAAGTATTGCCTTCTGTTCGATCCGCTCGATGGCTCGTCGAACATCGATGTCAACGTGCCGGTAGGGACGATTTTTTCCGTCGTGAAGAAGATTACGACCGGTTCGCGCGGCGATATGGAGGACATGCTTCAGCCGGGTCGCCGGCAGGTTGCCGCCGGTTACGTGATTTACGGCTCGAGTACGATGATGGTGTACACCACTGGCCAGGGCGTCCACGGATTTACTCTCGATCCCTCGATCGGTGAGTTCCTGCTGTCGCATCCTGATATTCGTACCCCGCCGTCTGGGCGATATCTCTCTGTCAATGACTCATATGAACGGCTCTGGAGTGACGATGTCCGGAATCTGATGAGGCGATATCGCGGCTTCGACGGAGAGCGTGCGGCAATGAATGTCAGGTACGTTGGCTCGCTCGTCGCTGACTTTCACCGAAACCTCCTCGGAGGCGGCTTATTTGCCTACCCTTCGAATCAGAAGAACCCCAAGGGAAAGCTGAGACTGCTTTATGAGGCCAATCCGCTTGCGTTTATCGTCGAGCAGGCTGGCGGTGCCGCCACTAACGGCCATGGCCGGATTCTCGATATAGAGCCGACCGAATTGCACCAGCGAACCCCGCTTTACATCGGGAGCAAATTGGACGTGGACATCGCATCGTCGATGTTGTCGGGCCTAGTGCCCGAAGAGCGGCCGCTAGCCGCCCGATGA
- a CDS encoding methylmalonyl-CoA mutase family protein, with protein MKPLGGTAAAVTTPSGIPVESVYGPSVPNTAYFAALSDPGEWPYTRGIQKTMYRGRLWTMRQYAGFGTARQTNERFRHLLNAGQTGLSVAFDLPTQMGLDSDSPRALGEVGRAGVAIDTVEDMHELLDGLPLETVSTSMTINATAATLLAMYIVVAEERGIDRASLSGTVQNDILKEYIARGTYIYPPEPSLRLISEMFGFCASEVPNWNPVSISGYHIREAGATAVQELAFTLANTIEYVNRAIAAGLPVDSFAPRLSFFFAAHNDLFEEVAKFRAARRMYARIMRERFCAADASCRMRFHTQTGGVTLTAQQPLNNVVRVTIQALAATLGGTQSLHTNGYDEALTLPTSDAATLALRTQQVVAHESGIAATGDPLGGSYYVEYLTDELERRAMELIARSDELGGSEAAIAAGFFQDEIARSAYEHQLRVETEALVVVGVNKFTDNEPQLVMSAPDFSRLENEQIASLESLRAARDADAVSHCLKSVATSAAALMRADSGNSRIMPSIVDAVRARASVGEISAVLSGQWGSHTPGV; from the coding sequence ATGAAGCCACTCGGCGGCACTGCCGCCGCGGTGACGACACCATCCGGCATACCGGTCGAATCTGTTTACGGGCCTTCCGTCCCGAACACTGCGTACTTTGCGGCGCTCAGCGACCCAGGCGAGTGGCCTTACACGCGCGGCATTCAGAAAACAATGTACCGGGGCCGACTGTGGACGATGCGGCAGTACGCCGGATTTGGGACTGCCCGTCAGACGAACGAGCGGTTCAGGCATCTGCTCAACGCGGGACAGACGGGCCTTTCGGTCGCATTTGATCTTCCAACTCAAATGGGGCTCGACTCGGATTCACCGCGCGCGCTTGGTGAGGTCGGAAGGGCAGGGGTGGCGATCGATACCGTGGAAGACATGCACGAGCTGCTCGACGGTCTGCCGCTGGAGACTGTATCGACGTCAATGACGATCAATGCCACAGCCGCTACGCTGCTGGCGATGTACATCGTGGTCGCCGAGGAACGGGGAATCGATCGCGCCTCCCTCAGCGGTACGGTTCAGAACGATATCCTCAAGGAGTATATCGCGCGCGGCACGTATATATACCCGCCCGAGCCGAGCTTGCGGCTGATATCGGAGATGTTTGGCTTCTGCGCCTCGGAGGTGCCGAACTGGAATCCAGTTTCAATTTCCGGGTATCATATCCGTGAAGCGGGTGCGACCGCGGTGCAGGAACTTGCGTTTACGCTCGCCAACACCATCGAGTATGTGAACCGGGCCATTGCCGCGGGGCTGCCTGTCGATTCATTCGCGCCGCGGCTGTCTTTCTTTTTCGCGGCACACAACGACCTCTTCGAGGAAGTGGCAAAGTTTCGTGCCGCGCGGCGGATGTACGCGCGGATCATGAGGGAGCGATTTTGCGCCGCCGATGCGAGTTGCCGCATGCGGTTTCACACTCAGACCGGCGGTGTCACGCTCACTGCGCAGCAGCCCCTGAACAACGTCGTCCGAGTGACGATTCAGGCGCTCGCCGCTACACTTGGGGGCACTCAGTCACTGCATACCAATGGATACGACGAAGCTCTTACCCTGCCGACTTCTGATGCTGCGACCCTGGCACTCAGAACTCAGCAGGTGGTTGCGCATGAATCTGGCATTGCGGCTACGGGTGATCCCCTTGGCGGCAGCTATTACGTGGAGTATCTCACCGATGAACTCGAGCGGCGGGCGATGGAGTTGATCGCACGCTCCGACGAACTTGGAGGATCCGAAGCTGCAATTGCCGCCGGATTTTTTCAGGATGAGATTGCCCGAAGCGCGTACGAGCATCAGCTCCGGGTGGAGACCGAAGCGCTGGTTGTGGTTGGCGTGAACAAGTTCACCGACAACGAACCCCAACTGGTGATGTCCGCACCGGACTTCTCGCGCCTGGAGAATGAGCAGATTGCATCGCTCGAGTCGCTTCGCGCGGCCCGCGATGCTGATGCCGTCAGCCACTGCCTCAAGTCGGTCGCAACTTCGGCTGCTGCGTTGATGCGCGCTGACAGCGGAAATTCCCGGATCATGCCGTCGATTGTGGACGCTGTACGCGCCCGTGCAAGCGTCGGGGAAATATCTGCCGTGCTCTCAGGCCAGTGGGGAAGCCACACCCCCGGTGTCTGA
- a CDS encoding class I SAM-dependent methyltransferase, with protein sequence MSHPAARTREWDEYAEDWVSACPQPFWRAHSDAVNSDLVSRWLPPGKVNRILKTDLFDEAVAAGLYRAIADRCVTVHGIDVSRRIVGAAGDRYPLLQSAEADVRHLPFDDSTIDAVVSISTLDHFATSAEIGSALAEIRRVLKPGGTLVLTLDNLVNPVVALRNALPYSLIHAAGLVPYPVGKTHGPRGARRLVEASGLKVVECAAIMHSPRVLAVPFARFIEKRGSDRLHAAVSKAFLAFERLRPLPTAYLTGHFVAIRAIRAA encoded by the coding sequence TTGAGTCATCCGGCAGCTCGCACACGGGAGTGGGACGAATACGCGGAAGATTGGGTGTCCGCCTGTCCCCAACCTTTCTGGCGGGCTCATAGCGATGCGGTCAACTCGGACCTTGTTTCGAGATGGTTGCCACCGGGCAAAGTCAATCGAATCCTCAAGACCGATCTGTTTGACGAGGCCGTAGCGGCAGGCTTGTATCGGGCTATAGCGGACAGATGCGTTACGGTTCACGGAATAGACGTTTCGCGTCGCATCGTTGGAGCGGCAGGTGATAGATATCCTCTGCTCCAGTCCGCTGAGGCGGACGTAAGGCATCTGCCATTCGACGATTCCACTATCGACGCCGTGGTTTCCATCTCGACGCTCGACCACTTCGCGACTTCTGCGGAAATTGGTTCGGCGCTGGCGGAAATCCGCCGGGTCCTGAAGCCCGGCGGAACCCTGGTGCTGACGCTCGACAACCTTGTCAATCCCGTGGTTGCATTGCGTAACGCCCTTCCGTACTCGCTGATACATGCGGCGGGCCTCGTACCTTATCCGGTCGGAAAAACCCATGGCCCCCGTGGAGCGCGGCGACTTGTAGAAGCGTCGGGGCTGAAAGTGGTTGAATGCGCGGCCATCATGCACTCGCCCCGTGTCCTTGCCGTTCCGTTCGCCCGGTTCATCGAGAAGCGGGGGTCCGACCGTCTCCACGCTGCAGTCTCGAAAGCATTTCTCGCGTTCGAGCGCCTTCGTCCGCTGCCCACCGCATATCTGACCGGTCATTTTGTGGCCATACGCGCTATTCGAGCGGCCTGA
- a CDS encoding cytochrome P450: protein MTAAVAGAQSRRRGLTGDLPAFSRDPLQFLTDTARTRGPVARLRFGRSTAYLVSDPALIDEVLVARRNSYVKARPLLAQSKLFGNGLLTNEGDSWLAQRRLAQPAFHRGNIASYARTMVDSTAVMLDALPGSGVVEIHQELKRLTMGIVANALFGSDVSARTDELSVALEASMDRYASRRGVARLIPEWVPLPVNRRYHAGIDRIDAIVAEMIRNRRASSEHHTDLLSMLLHARDEDGAQMNDQQLRDEAITLFVGGFDTPALALSWAWFLLAGHPGVATRLADEVDEILGTRMATMDDLPRLKYADAIVKEVLRLYPPAWIISRDAIEDTTVGDHAISSGSSVLISQWVMHRDPRYFKAPETFSPERWLDPDSPPPHRSTYFPFGVGPRVCIGASFATMEMILALVTICQRMRFRLAPSAVIEPWATMTLRPRHGVHIQLESR from the coding sequence ATGACAGCCGCGGTGGCCGGCGCGCAGTCGAGACGCCGGGGGCTGACCGGAGATTTGCCTGCATTTTCCCGCGATCCGCTCCAGTTCCTCACCGATACCGCGCGCACTCGCGGTCCGGTTGCTCGCCTCCGGTTCGGCCGGTCAACGGCGTATCTCGTCAGCGATCCGGCGCTCATCGACGAGGTGCTCGTAGCGCGTCGCAACAGTTACGTAAAAGCTCGCCCACTGTTGGCGCAGTCAAAACTTTTCGGCAACGGGCTGCTTACAAATGAAGGTGACTCGTGGCTTGCCCAGCGGCGGCTGGCGCAGCCTGCCTTTCATCGGGGAAATATTGCGTCGTACGCTCGAACGATGGTCGACTCGACGGCGGTTATGCTCGACGCGCTTCCCGGATCGGGTGTTGTCGAGATTCACCAGGAGCTGAAAAGGCTTACGATGGGCATTGTCGCGAACGCGTTGTTCGGATCGGACGTCAGCGCGCGCACCGACGAATTGAGCGTCGCACTTGAAGCTTCCATGGATCGCTACGCCAGTCGGCGAGGTGTTGCGCGTCTCATTCCAGAATGGGTTCCCCTTCCCGTTAACCGTCGTTATCACGCGGGCATCGACCGCATCGATGCGATCGTTGCCGAGATGATTCGCAATCGCCGCGCCTCGTCTGAGCATCATACCGACCTTCTCTCGATGTTGCTTCACGCACGGGACGAGGATGGAGCCCAGATGAACGACCAGCAGCTGCGCGATGAGGCGATAACACTCTTCGTCGGCGGCTTCGATACGCCTGCGCTCGCGCTCTCGTGGGCCTGGTTTCTTCTGGCGGGGCATCCCGGCGTTGCGACCCGGCTCGCCGACGAGGTCGACGAGATACTCGGCACTCGCATGGCCACGATGGATGATCTGCCCCGTTTGAAGTACGCCGACGCAATCGTCAAGGAAGTTTTGCGACTCTACCCGCCTGCGTGGATCATCAGCCGCGATGCAATAGAGGACACAACAGTTGGCGACCATGCGATCAGTTCGGGATCGAGCGTGCTGATTTCTCAGTGGGTCATGCACAGAGACCCGCGCTACTTCAAAGCTCCTGAGACTTTTTCGCCGGAACGCTGGCTCGACCCGGATTCACCTCCCCCTCACCGCAGCACTTACTTTCCGTTTGGAGTTGGTCCGAGGGTTTGCATCGGTGCGTCATTCGCCACGATGGAGATGATACTCGCGCTGGTCACGATCTGTCAGCGAATGCGGTTCAGGCTCGCGCCATCGGCCGTCATCGAGCCATGGGCGACGATGACGCTGAGGCCCCGCCATGGAGTTCACATCCAGCTTGAAAGCCGTTAG
- a CDS encoding FmdB family zinc ribbon protein yields MPLYEFRCPCGHDFEKFYRSIGSASPEEPCPQCGVVAVRLMSTAGLVFKGSGFYITDYGKDGKKDERDAAATAKTAQETKAKAAEDKKTASTAGDSSAGDGKAASSSKPTETAAPASAGATASKPAETAAKVAPASVPSPAPSTTPAKKGG; encoded by the coding sequence ATGCCGTTGTACGAGTTTCGCTGCCCATGTGGCCACGACTTTGAAAAATTCTACCGTTCAATAGGCAGCGCTTCCCCTGAGGAACCGTGTCCACAATGTGGAGTTGTCGCAGTGCGCCTGATGTCCACTGCCGGACTGGTATTCAAAGGATCGGGATTCTACATCACCGACTACGGTAAGGACGGCAAGAAAGACGAACGTGACGCGGCGGCGACTGCCAAGACCGCGCAAGAGACGAAAGCCAAGGCTGCAGAGGACAAAAAAACAGCTTCAACCGCTGGCGATTCGTCTGCTGGAGACGGCAAAGCCGCTTCCTCCTCGAAGCCAACCGAAACTGCAGCACCCGCATCCGCGGGAGCTACGGCGTCAAAGCCAGCGGAAACGGCAGCCAAGGTAGCGCCCGCGTCTGTCCCTTCTCCCGCGCCAAGCACTACTCCGGCCAAGAAAGGAGGATGA
- the argS gene encoding arginine--tRNA ligase, whose amino-acid sequence MSFADRIRDELIVAARELGVPDPIEPVVERPKEPALGDWTTNLAMTLARKLRKRPAEVAALLKGRIRVDHACVERIDIAGPGFMNFFLDPAQIAEGVRDIVERNEQFGRNAAGKGQRVNVEFVSANPTGPLHVGHGRQAALGDAISTLLEWTGWDVSREFYYNDAGVQIDNLEASVQAWVQALGTGGEAVIPDGGYHGEYISEIASRFTQLQDSANPADGRAPGDNELSVREFAIAELRSEQDLDLQAFGVRFDTYFLESSLYSEGRVAETVNALVAAGKTFEDDGALFLRTTEYGDDKDRVMRKSARKGGDYTYFVPDVAYHVTKWQRGFRRAIDVQGADHHSTVTRVRAGLQALGINIAAGYPEYVLHQMVTVMKSGEEVKISKRAGSYVTVRDLINEVGGDAVRFFFLMRKSDSQLVFDVDVARKQSEENPVYYIQMAHARMCGIFRVGEIDRESFDATKAMLGVLSEPEEQELIKALVDFPRVVAGAAEALEPHRIATYLSETARLCHSWYHKHHVLGEPDDILHARLALARASQIVIRNGLQMLGIGAPNRM is encoded by the coding sequence ATGAGTTTCGCGGACCGCATCCGCGATGAGCTGATTGTCGCGGCACGCGAACTCGGCGTCCCCGACCCCATCGAGCCTGTGGTTGAGAGACCGAAAGAGCCGGCTCTTGGTGACTGGACGACGAATCTCGCCATGACGCTGGCGCGGAAGCTGCGCAAGCGGCCGGCAGAAGTTGCGGCACTCCTCAAGGGGCGTATTCGGGTCGATCACGCTTGCGTCGAGCGGATCGATATTGCCGGGCCTGGATTCATGAACTTTTTTCTGGATCCTGCACAAATCGCCGAAGGCGTGCGTGATATTGTCGAACGAAATGAGCAATTCGGTCGCAACGCCGCCGGAAAGGGTCAACGCGTCAACGTGGAATTCGTTTCCGCAAACCCCACTGGGCCCCTCCACGTAGGACACGGCCGGCAGGCCGCACTCGGCGATGCTATTTCGACACTTCTCGAATGGACCGGGTGGGACGTCTCACGGGAATTTTATTACAACGATGCGGGCGTACAGATCGACAATCTTGAAGCCAGTGTGCAGGCCTGGGTGCAGGCATTGGGCACAGGCGGCGAGGCTGTCATTCCGGACGGCGGTTATCATGGCGAATACATCAGCGAAATCGCCTCCCGGTTTACTCAACTGCAAGATTCCGCGAATCCGGCGGACGGCCGGGCTCCCGGTGACAATGAGCTGTCCGTGAGGGAGTTCGCCATTGCAGAGCTGCGCAGCGAGCAGGATCTTGATCTCCAGGCATTTGGTGTAAGGTTCGACACCTACTTTCTCGAGTCATCGCTGTATTCCGAAGGCAGGGTGGCTGAAACAGTCAACGCACTCGTGGCTGCCGGGAAGACGTTCGAGGATGATGGGGCGCTGTTCCTTCGCACGACGGAGTATGGTGACGACAAGGACCGCGTCATGCGCAAGAGTGCCCGGAAGGGTGGTGATTACACGTACTTCGTGCCCGACGTTGCGTATCACGTGACAAAATGGCAGCGCGGGTTCAGGCGGGCCATCGATGTTCAGGGCGCCGATCATCACAGCACGGTCACCCGCGTCCGTGCGGGCCTTCAGGCGCTTGGAATCAATATCGCGGCGGGCTATCCCGAATACGTCCTGCACCAGATGGTGACGGTGATGAAATCCGGTGAAGAAGTGAAAATTTCTAAGCGGGCGGGAAGTTACGTCACCGTGCGCGACCTCATCAACGAAGTGGGCGGGGACGCAGTCAGATTTTTCTTTCTCATGCGAAAAAGTGACTCCCAGCTCGTCTTCGACGTCGACGTCGCGCGCAAACAATCCGAAGAGAATCCCGTTTATTACATCCAGATGGCGCACGCCCGAATGTGCGGCATTTTCCGCGTCGGTGAGATCGATCGCGAATCGTTCGATGCGACAAAGGCAATGCTTGGGGTGCTGAGCGAGCCCGAGGAGCAGGAGCTGATCAAGGCCCTCGTGGACTTTCCACGGGTTGTCGCCGGAGCGGCGGAAGCACTCGAGCCGCACCGGATAGCCACGTATCTATCAGAGACTGCGCGGCTTTGTCATTCATGGTATCACAAGCATCACGTTCTCGGCGAGCCCGATGATATTCTGCACGCCCGCCTCGCCCTTGCCCGGGCATCCCAGATCGTGATTCGGAACGGATTGCAGATGCTGGGGATCGGCGCTCCCAACCGGATGTAG
- a CDS encoding PfkB family carbohydrate kinase: protein MTVLVVGSVALDSVETPFGKADDVLGGSATFFSAAASLLTPVQLVGVVGTDYPVEKLQPLVERGVDLAGLEHADGPSFRWRGRYRHDLSSAETLETHLGVFSRFSPKIPAQFRNAPFVFLGNIDPRLQLDVLNQVERPRLVACDTMNFWIQSRRPDLLELLKHVDMVTLNDGEARQLTEEVNLTQAAKWIMRCGPKHVIIKKGEHGALMFNSTSVFFAPAFPLESVFDPTGAGDSFAGGFIGYLARTGDLSDANMRRAMIYGSALGSFAVEKFSIDRIATLTRTEVDARVGELRRLVAFEEELNA from the coding sequence ATGACCGTACTAGTTGTTGGATCCGTCGCCCTGGACTCGGTCGAGACGCCGTTCGGAAAGGCCGACGATGTACTCGGAGGGTCCGCCACCTTCTTCTCGGCGGCGGCCAGCCTGCTGACGCCTGTGCAGCTGGTTGGAGTAGTCGGCACGGACTATCCGGTTGAGAAGCTGCAGCCGTTGGTAGAACGAGGCGTCGATCTCGCGGGGCTCGAGCACGCTGACGGTCCTTCGTTCCGCTGGCGTGGCCGCTATCGGCACGATCTCAGCTCCGCGGAAACCCTTGAGACTCATCTGGGTGTTTTCTCCAGGTTCAGCCCGAAGATTCCGGCGCAGTTCCGCAACGCGCCCTTTGTATTTCTCGGCAACATCGATCCCCGGCTGCAGCTCGACGTGCTCAATCAGGTGGAACGCCCGAGACTGGTCGCGTGCGACACCATGAACTTCTGGATCCAGAGTCGTCGACCTGATCTTCTCGAGCTGCTCAAGCATGTCGACATGGTCACCCTCAATGACGGCGAAGCGAGGCAGCTTACCGAAGAAGTCAACCTTACTCAGGCCGCGAAGTGGATAATGCGGTGTGGTCCAAAACACGTCATCATCAAGAAAGGCGAGCATGGCGCTCTCATGTTCAACTCCACGAGCGTCTTCTTCGCTCCCGCCTTCCCGCTTGAAAGTGTGTTCGATCCGACAGGTGCCGGAGACTCGTTTGCGGGGGGGTTTATCGGTTATCTCGCGCGGACAGGTGACCTGAGCGATGCGAACATGCGACGCGCCATGATCTATGGTTCGGCGCTGGGATCGTTTGCGGTCGAAAAGTTTTCCATTGACCGGATCGCCACTCTCACGCGGACCGAGGTGGATGCCAGAGTCGGCGAACTGAGGCGGCTCGTAGCGTTCGAGGAGGAGCTGAACGCTTGA